One Cryobacterium psychrophilum DNA segment encodes these proteins:
- a CDS encoding MetQ/NlpA family ABC transporter substrate-binding protein — MKRTARIKKSLLAALTVIPLTALLASCAGASDGPATGTDGDVIKIGVVGASDAYWDVYTEAAAAEGIEIEIVDFAQYPQVNPALAAGEVDLNQFQHIVYLAEYNEASGEDLAPIGATAIYPLGLYSTQYSNVDDIVKGDTVAVPDDDSNQARALVILQSNGLIELTDGGSIFSSLDDVDEQASKVKVTALDASLTASSLPDVAAAIINNDFAEKAGLKFSEAIATDDATDPQALPYVNVFASRAEDKNNKTFQKLVEIYQTTEAVQDGVFAVSGETAEMVTTPVSDLVESLATVQSDITAAK; from the coding sequence GTGAAGAGAACCGCCCGTATCAAGAAGTCCCTGCTCGCCGCGCTCACGGTGATACCGCTCACCGCTCTGCTGGCCAGCTGCGCCGGAGCCTCCGACGGTCCCGCCACCGGCACCGACGGCGACGTCATCAAGATCGGCGTTGTCGGGGCGAGCGACGCGTACTGGGATGTCTACACCGAGGCGGCAGCTGCCGAGGGCATCGAAATTGAAATCGTCGATTTCGCGCAGTACCCGCAGGTTAACCCGGCCCTCGCCGCCGGTGAGGTGGACCTCAACCAGTTCCAGCACATCGTCTACCTCGCCGAGTACAACGAGGCGAGCGGCGAAGACCTGGCCCCGATCGGCGCCACGGCGATCTACCCCCTCGGTCTCTACTCCACGCAGTACAGCAACGTTGACGACATCGTGAAGGGTGACACCGTCGCCGTGCCCGATGATGACAGCAACCAGGCGCGTGCGCTTGTCATTTTGCAGTCCAACGGCCTCATTGAGTTGACAGACGGCGGCTCGATCTTCTCCAGCCTCGACGACGTCGACGAGCAGGCCTCGAAGGTCAAGGTCACGGCCCTCGATGCCTCGCTCACCGCGAGCTCGCTGCCCGACGTCGCGGCTGCCATCATCAATAACGACTTCGCCGAGAAGGCCGGATTGAAGTTTTCGGAGGCCATCGCCACGGACGACGCGACAGACCCGCAGGCGCTGCCCTACGTGAACGTGTTCGCCTCGCGGGCCGAAGACAAGAACAACAAGACCTTCCAGAAGCTCGTCGAGATATACCAGACCACTGAGGCCGTGCAGGACGGTGTCTTCGCTGTTTCCGGCGAGACCGCCGAAATGGTGACCACCCCGGTGTCCGATCTTGTCGAGTCGCTCGCCACGGTTCAGTCCGATATCACGGCCGCCAAGTAA
- a CDS encoding methionine ABC transporter permease, which produces MDALTDLLPELWTAAYETLYIVALTLFFGGLGGLLVGLGLYLTRAGSILENKSLFFVLNLLVNFIRPIPFIIFLAAAQPLARAVTGSGIGNNAIIFTIALAASFAMARIVEQNLLTVTPGVIDAARSVGAGPIRIIFTVLLPEALGPLILGYTFIFVALVDMSAVAGYVGGGGLGNFALQYGYRQFNPIVTWAAVLLIIVLVQFVQFFGNWLARKALRR; this is translated from the coding sequence ATGGATGCACTCACTGATCTGCTGCCCGAACTCTGGACGGCCGCCTACGAGACCCTCTATATCGTCGCGCTCACGCTGTTCTTCGGCGGCCTCGGCGGGTTGCTGGTGGGCCTCGGGCTCTACCTCACCCGCGCCGGCAGCATTCTCGAAAACAAGTCATTGTTTTTTGTTCTCAACCTGCTGGTCAACTTCATTCGCCCGATTCCGTTCATCATTTTTCTTGCGGCCGCCCAACCGCTCGCTCGGGCCGTCACCGGCAGCGGCATCGGCAACAACGCGATCATCTTCACGATCGCCCTCGCGGCCTCCTTCGCCATGGCCCGCATCGTGGAGCAGAACCTGCTCACGGTGACGCCCGGCGTGATCGACGCGGCACGCAGTGTTGGCGCCGGGCCGATCCGCATCATCTTCACGGTGTTGCTGCCCGAAGCGCTCGGACCGCTGATTCTCGGCTACACCTTCATCTTTGTCGCGCTCGTGGACATGTCGGCGGTCGCCGGCTATGTCGGCGGCGGCGGCCTGGGTAACTTCGCCCTGCAATACGGCTACCGCCAGTTCAACCCGATCGTGACCTGGGCGGCGGTGCTGCTGATCATCGTTCTGGTGCAGTTCGTGCAGTTCTTCGGCAACTGGCTCGCCCGCAAGGCACTGCGCCGCTAG
- a CDS encoding methionine ABC transporter ATP-binding protein has product MAVVSLRNVGKVYPPTTKDGPSVTAIDGVSLDVEAGDIYGIIGYSGAGKSTLVRLVNALERSTSGEIWVNGQDIALMRERDLRTVRLGIGMIFQQFNLLGSRTVARNVAYPLEVAGHPKEARAARVAELLDFVGLADKAGSFPDQLSGGQKQRVGIARALATQPSILLADEATSALDPETTHEVLALLKRVNAEFGVTIIVITHEMDVIQTIATKVAVMDQGQVIERGPVFDVFSNPQAAASARFVSTVVKGVPSPGELAVLRERHAGRIVTLAFRDSAVDQKAVFGELGAAGVAFEVVYGGINEIQGRPFGHLTLALTGADPVIDQVLAHIRTLTTVTEVR; this is encoded by the coding sequence ATGGCTGTAGTCAGTCTGCGCAATGTGGGCAAGGTGTACCCGCCCACGACCAAAGACGGCCCGAGCGTCACGGCGATCGACGGGGTGAGCCTCGACGTCGAGGCCGGCGATATTTACGGCATCATCGGGTATTCCGGTGCCGGCAAGAGCACCCTCGTGCGGCTCGTCAACGCGCTCGAACGCTCGACCTCCGGTGAGATATGGGTCAACGGCCAGGACATTGCGCTGATGCGCGAGCGTGACCTGCGCACGGTGCGCCTGGGCATTGGCATGATCTTTCAACAGTTCAACCTGCTCGGCTCCCGCACCGTGGCCCGCAACGTGGCCTACCCGCTCGAAGTGGCCGGCCATCCGAAAGAAGCGCGTGCTGCGCGCGTGGCCGAACTGCTCGACTTCGTCGGCCTCGCTGACAAGGCCGGTTCTTTTCCCGACCAGCTCTCTGGCGGTCAGAAGCAGCGGGTGGGGATCGCTCGTGCCCTCGCCACCCAGCCGAGCATCCTGCTGGCCGACGAGGCCACGAGCGCGCTCGACCCGGAAACCACCCACGAGGTGCTCGCGCTGCTCAAGCGCGTGAACGCGGAATTCGGGGTCACCATCATCGTGATCACCCACGAAATGGATGTCATTCAGACCATCGCGACCAAGGTCGCCGTAATGGACCAGGGCCAGGTCATCGAGCGCGGACCCGTCTTTGACGTTTTCTCGAACCCGCAAGCCGCGGCATCCGCTCGTTTCGTTTCAACTGTGGTCAAAGGGGTTCCATCGCCCGGCGAACTCGCCGTACTGCGTGAGCGGCACGCAGGACGCATCGTGACGCTGGCCTTCCGCGACAGTGCCGTCGATCAGAAGGCCGTCTTCGGCGAGCTCGGGGCGGCCGGAGTGGCGTTCGAGGTCGTCTACGGCGGCATCAACGAGATCCAGGGGCGCCCGTTCGGGCATCTCACCCTCGCCCTCACCGGCGCTGACCCGGTCATCGACCAGGTGCTCGCCCACATTCGAACGCTCACGACCGTCACGGAGGTGCGCTGA